A single Lolium perenne isolate Kyuss_39 chromosome 6, Kyuss_2.0, whole genome shotgun sequence DNA region contains:
- the LOC139832861 gene encoding uncharacterized protein isoform X2: MRIPSLPSHINFPKSTLSDIIIQKISEIKAKGATISIGTWTTWCGRSGSRSRQPRSSVNASACYRVEGIRQPPPEAGARTAARPTCMGDKLELDEN, encoded by the exons ATGAGGATACCCTCACTACCTTCTCATATCAACTTTCCCAAGTCGACGCTCAGTGATATCATTATCCAGAAGATTAGTGAGATCAAAGCCAAGGGCGCCACCATCTCAATAG GTACATGGACCACCTGGTGCGGGAGAAGTGGATCCAGATCGAGACAGCCTAGATCCTCCGTGAACGCCTCTGCGTGCTACCGCGTCGAGGGCATCAGACAACCACCACCAGAAGCTGGGGCAAGGACCGCCGCCCGACCGACATGCATG GGGGACAAGCTGGAGTTGGATGAGAATTGA
- the LOC139832861 gene encoding uncharacterized protein isoform X1, protein MPLLVLESESKVIGKRMRIPSLPSHINFPKSTLSDIIIQKISEIKAKGATISIGTWTTWCGRSGSRSRQPRSSVNASACYRVEGIRQPPPEAGARTAARPTCMGDKLELDEN, encoded by the exons ATGCCTCTTCTTGTGCTGGAATCTGAATCCAAAG TGATTGGCAAGAGGATGAGGATACCCTCACTACCTTCTCATATCAACTTTCCCAAGTCGACGCTCAGTGATATCATTATCCAGAAGATTAGTGAGATCAAAGCCAAGGGCGCCACCATCTCAATAG GTACATGGACCACCTGGTGCGGGAGAAGTGGATCCAGATCGAGACAGCCTAGATCCTCCGTGAACGCCTCTGCGTGCTACCGCGTCGAGGGCATCAGACAACCACCACCAGAAGCTGGGGCAAGGACCGCCGCCCGACCGACATGCATG GGGGACAAGCTGGAGTTGGATGAGAATTGA
- the LOC127306726 gene encoding protein S-acyltransferase 10, with amino-acid sequence MASSSATEPGVRLSDRTRRSPLSLRAMVLLMHVLFVGAVFMLDSTLDRRIHEEPWYIGVYGVLVLITLVQYFYTAGSSPGYVIDAMQAGGRMHATFVNTATLSKQSSSKHGSVKSPMNRPQLEKLSPVSSTSSWLHHIVDLYPPGSSNRDWTCAYCKIIQPPRTRHCHDCDKCVLQFDHHCVWLGTCIGKNNHCRFWWYIFQETILCTWTVALYIESLHLDIDDKAWWKDFIGVIMLAVLIFILLFLLLLLMFHSYIALTNQTTYEVARRKRIFYLRGIPDRVHPFSKGICRNIYDFCFSRQNGFVLEAVPPLEELEARAIPYTCRDIICCRCC; translated from the exons ATggcgtcctcctccgccaccgAGCCCGGCGTCCGCCTCTCCGATCGGA CCAGGAGGTCGCCCCTCAGCTTGAGGGCTATGGTGCTCCTGATGCACGTCCTGTTCGTCGGCGCCGTCTTCATGCTCGATTCGACCCTCGATAGGCGGATCCACGAGGAGCCGTG GTATATTGGGGTGTATGGAGTGCTTGTTCTGATCACCTTAGTCCAATACTTCTACACTGCTGGTTCATCTCCAGG GTATGTTATTGATGCAATGCAAGCTGGTGGTAGGATGCATGCTACCTTTGTCAATACTGCCACCCTTTCAAA ACAATCCAGTTCAAAACATGGAAGCGTAAAGTCTCCCATGAACCGGCCTCAACTAGAGAAACTTAGCCCGGTCTCTTCTACATCGTCATGGCTACATCATATCGTGGATCTTTATCCTCCTGGGTCAAGCAACAG GGATTGGACTTGCGCATACTGCAAAATTATTCAG CCACCTCGTACCAGACACTGCCATGATTGTGATAAGTGTGTCCTTCAGTTTGATCATCACTGTGTTTGGCTTGGAACATGCATTGGCAAAAATAACCATTGTCGGTTTTG GTGGTACATATTTCAAGAAACAATCCTGTGTACCTGGACTGTTGCTCTGTACATTGAGTCACTGCATTTAGATATTGATGACAAGGCCTG GTGGAAGGATTTTATTGGTGTAATCATGTTAGCAGTATTGATATTTATCCTACTTTTTCTGCTGCTTCTGTTGATGTTTCATAG CTATATTGCTCTTACAAATCAAACTACCTACGAAGTTGCCAGAAGGAAGCGGATATTCTACTTGAG GGGAATTCCTGACAGAGTTCACCCATTCAGTAAAGGCATCTGTAGAAACATCTACGATTTCTGCTTCTCTAGACAGAATGGATTTGTTCTGGAAGCTGTGCCCCCGCTGGAGGAGCTGGAAGCCAGAGCTATTCCTTACACATGCCGAGACATAATTTGCTGCCGGTGTTGTTGA